One part of the Acinetobacter sp. XS-4 genome encodes these proteins:
- a CDS encoding sigma-54 dependent transcriptional regulator yields the protein MDIVKHPESRQLVRTVKASAYVFEDQNSKCLMSYIEQIAPSEATVLIIGETGTGKELVARKIHALSNRKNKPFVAVNCGALSDTLAETELFGHEKGAFTGAVSQQIGWFEAAHGGTIFLDEIGDLSPIIQVKLLRILQENEVVRVGSRQTKKIDVRVIAATNIRLEEAVYAGNFREDLYFRLKVASLHVLPLRLRTGDILPLAEYFINDYSQSLNRKQPVLSEEAQQLLVDYHWPGNIRELENAIHHALLICKNGVIQSYDFQLSGFKHKLLTSEYDFSIYRNSNQTLKQLLFSWFEEGIEDLNEQLEAEITEAAYEYCHHNQLHTAKLLGISRNIIRARLIKHGLLSPNIRI from the coding sequence ATGGATATCGTCAAACATCCCGAATCTCGTCAACTCGTACGTACGGTTAAAGCTAGTGCATATGTATTTGAAGATCAAAATTCAAAGTGTTTAATGTCTTATATTGAACAAATTGCACCGAGTGAAGCGACCGTTTTGATTATTGGTGAAACAGGAACAGGTAAAGAACTGGTTGCCCGAAAAATTCATGCTTTATCCAATCGAAAAAACAAACCCTTTGTTGCTGTAAACTGTGGTGCTTTATCCGATACTTTGGCTGAAACAGAGTTGTTCGGTCATGAAAAAGGAGCATTTACTGGTGCTGTGAGCCAGCAGATTGGCTGGTTTGAAGCTGCGCATGGCGGAACCATTTTTTTAGATGAAATTGGTGATTTGTCACCGATCATTCAAGTGAAGCTGCTGCGAATTTTACAAGAAAATGAAGTAGTTCGGGTTGGTTCTCGGCAAACCAAAAAAATTGATGTCAGGGTGATTGCTGCAACGAACATTCGATTAGAAGAAGCCGTATATGCAGGCAATTTCAGAGAAGATTTATATTTCCGTTTAAAAGTTGCATCGCTCCATGTTTTACCACTTCGACTACGAACAGGTGATATTTTACCTCTAGCCGAGTACTTCATTAATGATTATTCGCAGAGTCTGAACAGGAAACAGCCTGTGCTGAGTGAAGAAGCTCAACAATTACTTGTGGATTATCATTGGCCTGGCAATATTCGTGAATTAGAAAATGCAATTCATCACGCACTGCTGATTTGTAAAAATGGTGTGATTCAAAGTTATGATTTCCAGCTTTCAGGTTTTAAGCATAAATTACTTACTTCGGAATATGATTTTTCGATTTATCGCAATTCAAATCAAACTTTAAAACAATTGCTGTTTAGTTGGTTTGAAGAAGGGATCGAAGACTTAAATGAGCAGTTAGAGGCAGAAATTACTGAAGCTGCCTATGAGTATTGTCATCATAATCAATTGCATACTGCAAAACTATTAGGAATAAGCCGAAATATTATTCGTGCAAGATTGATTAAACATGGTTTATTGTCTCCAAATATTCGAATATAG
- a CDS encoding DUF4011 domain-containing protein, translating into MSEADNKQKTNSEYSLQVDCASALSFILQQNSVPLIRQVLISSTETISGSRIVIRSNPEYFKEHTIHMASLEGSQVLALDKPKLAFDIQMLQELPENMKGSIEVLWLNEKEEVLAEQQLEIDVLTIDTWGGERQPIELLASFSQPNSSALSPILVKASEILKTKQLGSLSGYLDRDRDSVLSQLNALWDSLLSQDIHYIVSPASFVKSGQRVRLAKQIFEEKLACCLDTTILLSGLAEQIGLDTLIIIEESHAYLGVWLNETPNVDLIIDDIQALRKRYDLGEVVFIETTLLTQQAKFASALETAKQYIKDESRQNKFYIAIDVRQSRLRGIKPISAYQEKKNHLDETEIEWASASIPNYDIDLPVESKATRVDRWLRRLLDLSLRNKLLNFKDNRYSIPLQCSELTLSKLEDALANQEGFLFKSIDSISLKDVQRDNESQHIDQYVDENLSRKLLFSPLDTPLLEKRLIEVYRASRTALEEGGANTLFLAVGFLEWKESERSKRTFKAPLLLIPVQITRETAKTGYRLFMYDDEPRFNSTLLQLLRQDFELDIAGLNPLPTDDSGIDVNQVLHIVRKAIVNIPGWEVKAEAAIGQFSFSKYLMWLDLSSRMDQLKNQSVVNHLIESPREPFIKQDEFPQPAQLDQQYKPQQLFTPLSSDSSQLAAVMSAALGRTFVLSGPPGTGKSQTITNMISQCLADGKSVLFVSEKMAALEVVYRRLTQIGLSELCLQLHSSKSQKMEVLDQLRERAQKNNDPYFLSAQPKTTEWQKLSDRLIQTRDELNQHVKNLHTSHPIGWSLYAAMSDELRYRDTPHLRFPDINITTLTAEKRELMSETVTQAVSLRQLVNENAKDVLNGFAEDLAEPIWSLAWQEQYQILQDQLVDQIQRLQNSVSTWQEVFGFSEKQNLSLVKHDVSIFKALSDLVQQIDLELLSVIKDLDLSTITQAKQLVQDLKQQRSSLVGQYQSQIYQADLNQIAFKWREAESKIFPFSWFAKFQLRNLVKTYQSSTQRPTALAVAHDLPILQHIQSQQRQFTEYENQLANKLGPYWQGEDSAWQSFETIHNQWQEIKQIVASTITDQATLLKAVEFSKNNSLDEIKQNMVQVENTFGQLLNDHALKGDIQLTPYLDINFSEILERQKQLQQHSSSWRHWLNWQAIKSQLIKQGLKPFAFELLNTRLELDAALKSLNINLARHWITHQFSQHPELNQFNSQQHEQKIQTFAQQDREHQLAASHEIIHRWNAIFNEQDKYKAQWTVLNKELGKKRRHIPVRELMRQIPDVLVGLKPCLLMSPLSVAQYLDTEAKFDVVIFDEASQIPVWDAIGALARGKQSIVVGDNKQMPPTSFFGKGDSEEEVDEEVTEDLESILDECLAAQLPELALNWHYRSRYESLIQFSNQKYYKGGLFTFPAPVAKDTAVKLHMVEGVYDKGDTRTNTNEAKAIVEFIIQHLQSQLGQENPLTLGVVTFNMTQQKLIEDLLDNELATHPELETLSKSGIEPLFVKNLENVQGDERDIIVFSITYAKDQDGRLSMNFGALNRQGGQRRLNVAITRARQGLHVFSALSPEEINLARMNNEGVRDLKDFLIFARSGQLHLNYTDQGKQQTKKEFVQYLQTQLQEQGWSVDLGIGQGDSCVDLAIKDDLNSGSYIAGIIVDGENYAKAATARDRDQLRPTVLNGLGWEVLSVWTVDWWLDPEQNLTKFVKVLEEIKANQNVA; encoded by the coding sequence ATGTCAGAAGCTGACAATAAACAAAAAACTAATTCTGAATATTCATTACAAGTTGATTGTGCTTCAGCTTTGAGTTTCATTTTACAACAAAATTCAGTGCCCCTAATTCGACAAGTTCTAATTTCTTCAACTGAAACAATTTCGGGTTCTCGTATTGTTATTCGTTCTAATCCTGAGTATTTCAAAGAACATACCATTCATATGGCGAGCCTAGAAGGCAGTCAAGTCTTAGCTCTCGATAAACCAAAATTAGCTTTTGATATTCAAATGTTGCAAGAGCTACCTGAAAATATGAAAGGGAGTATTGAAGTACTCTGGTTGAATGAAAAAGAAGAAGTGCTGGCAGAACAACAGTTAGAAATAGATGTATTAACTATTGATACATGGGGCGGAGAACGTCAGCCAATTGAGTTATTGGCGAGTTTTTCACAACCTAATTCTTCTGCGCTCAGTCCAATTTTAGTTAAAGCAAGTGAGATTTTAAAAACAAAACAACTCGGTTCATTAAGTGGATACCTAGACCGTGATCGCGACTCTGTTTTATCTCAATTAAATGCGCTATGGGATTCTTTATTATCACAAGATATTCATTACATTGTTAGTCCAGCAAGTTTTGTAAAATCGGGACAACGAGTACGTTTAGCAAAGCAGATTTTTGAAGAAAAACTGGCATGTTGTTTAGATACAACAATATTGTTAAGTGGCTTGGCTGAACAAATTGGTCTTGATACCTTAATCATTATTGAAGAATCACATGCTTATCTTGGAGTTTGGTTAAATGAAACCCCAAATGTTGATTTAATTATTGATGATATTCAGGCATTAAGAAAACGTTATGATTTAGGTGAGGTCGTTTTTATAGAAACGACTCTACTTACACAACAAGCAAAATTCGCTTCCGCGCTTGAAACGGCAAAACAATATATTAAGGATGAATCTCGTCAGAATAAATTTTATATTGCAATTGATGTTCGTCAGTCTCGATTGCGTGGTATTAAACCGATTTCTGCATATCAAGAAAAGAAAAATCATCTAGATGAAACAGAAATTGAATGGGCATCTGCTTCTATTCCTAATTACGATATTGACCTCCCTGTTGAAAGCAAAGCCACACGGGTTGATCGATGGTTACGCCGCTTGTTAGATTTAAGTCTTCGTAATAAGCTCTTAAATTTTAAAGATAATCGTTACAGTATTCCTTTACAGTGTTCTGAGTTAACACTTAGCAAACTTGAAGATGCATTGGCAAATCAGGAAGGTTTCTTATTTAAGAGTATTGATAGTATTTCGCTAAAAGATGTTCAGCGTGACAATGAAAGCCAACATATTGATCAGTACGTTGATGAAAACCTTTCAAGAAAATTATTATTTAGCCCGTTAGATACACCATTATTAGAAAAGCGCTTGATTGAAGTTTATCGTGCTTCACGTACTGCTTTAGAGGAAGGTGGGGCTAATACATTATTTCTTGCGGTCGGTTTTCTTGAGTGGAAAGAGTCAGAACGATCGAAACGTACATTTAAGGCACCATTACTACTTATTCCTGTACAGATTACGCGTGAGACCGCTAAAACAGGCTATCGTTTATTTATGTATGATGATGAGCCACGTTTTAACTCTACTTTACTACAATTATTAAGACAGGATTTTGAACTTGATATTGCGGGCTTAAATCCTTTACCAACAGATGATTCTGGCATAGATGTTAATCAGGTTTTACACATTGTACGAAAAGCGATTGTCAATATACCGGGATGGGAAGTAAAAGCTGAGGCTGCAATTGGTCAGTTCTCATTCTCTAAATACTTAATGTGGCTTGATTTGTCTTCACGAATGGATCAACTAAAAAATCAATCTGTGGTAAATCATCTGATTGAATCGCCACGGGAGCCTTTTATTAAACAAGATGAGTTTCCGCAACCTGCTCAATTAGATCAACAATATAAGCCACAGCAATTATTTACACCTTTATCGTCTGACTCTTCGCAGCTAGCCGCAGTCATGTCCGCAGCATTAGGGCGCACCTTTGTATTGTCAGGTCCTCCAGGTACAGGTAAGTCACAGACCATTACCAATATGATCTCTCAATGTTTGGCAGATGGTAAATCGGTGTTATTTGTTTCTGAAAAAATGGCTGCTTTAGAAGTCGTTTATCGCCGTCTGACACAAATTGGCTTAAGTGAATTGTGCTTGCAGTTACATTCATCAAAATCTCAAAAAATGGAGGTACTTGATCAACTGAGAGAAAGAGCGCAGAAAAATAATGATCCTTACTTTTTAAGTGCTCAACCTAAAACAACAGAATGGCAGAAACTTTCAGACAGATTAATTCAAACACGAGATGAGCTGAATCAACATGTAAAAAATCTCCATACATCACATCCTATTGGCTGGAGTTTGTATGCTGCAATGAGTGATGAACTTCGTTATCGGGATACTCCGCATTTACGTTTTCCTGATATCAATATTACGACGTTGACAGCAGAAAAACGTGAGCTAATGAGTGAGACAGTGACACAAGCAGTAAGTTTACGTCAGCTCGTCAACGAAAATGCGAAAGATGTATTGAATGGTTTTGCTGAGGATCTTGCTGAGCCAATTTGGAGCCTAGCATGGCAAGAACAATATCAGATATTACAAGATCAACTTGTAGATCAGATACAGCGGTTGCAAAATTCAGTTTCTACTTGGCAAGAAGTTTTTGGTTTTAGTGAAAAGCAAAATCTAAGTCTGGTTAAACATGATGTTTCTATTTTTAAGGCATTATCCGATCTTGTTCAACAAATCGATTTAGAACTATTAAGTGTTATTAAAGATTTAGATTTAAGTACTATTACGCAAGCGAAGCAGTTAGTCCAAGATTTAAAACAGCAGCGTTCTTCATTAGTGGGGCAATATCAGTCTCAAATTTATCAAGCAGATTTAAATCAAATTGCTTTTAAATGGCGTGAAGCTGAATCAAAAATTTTCCCATTCTCATGGTTTGCCAAGTTCCAACTAAGAAACTTAGTTAAAACCTATCAAAGCTCAACTCAACGTCCTACTGCTTTGGCGGTTGCTCATGACTTACCAATTTTACAACATATTCAAAGTCAACAAAGACAATTCACTGAATATGAAAATCAGTTAGCGAATAAACTTGGTCCTTACTGGCAGGGTGAAGACAGCGCGTGGCAAAGTTTTGAAACTATTCACAATCAGTGGCAAGAGATTAAGCAGATAGTTGCATCGACAATTACAGATCAAGCAACTTTATTAAAAGCCGTGGAGTTTAGTAAAAATAATAGTTTGGATGAAATAAAACAAAACATGGTTCAGGTGGAAAATACATTCGGTCAATTGTTGAATGATCATGCACTGAAAGGCGATATCCAACTCACTCCATATCTAGATATTAATTTTAGTGAAATTCTTGAAAGACAAAAGCAATTACAGCAACACAGTTCATCTTGGAGACATTGGTTAAATTGGCAAGCTATAAAGAGCCAGTTGATTAAACAAGGATTAAAACCCTTCGCCTTTGAACTTTTAAATACCCGATTGGAACTGGATGCTGCTTTAAAAAGTTTGAATATTAATTTAGCAAGACACTGGATTACTCATCAATTTAGTCAACATCCAGAATTAAATCAGTTCAATAGCCAGCAACATGAACAGAAAATCCAGACTTTTGCACAGCAGGATAGAGAACACCAGCTTGCTGCGAGCCATGAGATTATTCATCGTTGGAATGCTATTTTTAATGAACAAGATAAATATAAGGCACAGTGGACTGTTCTAAATAAAGAATTAGGTAAGAAACGTCGTCATATTCCTGTACGTGAATTAATGCGCCAGATTCCTGACGTATTAGTAGGTCTAAAGCCATGTCTATTAATGAGTCCTTTATCTGTGGCTCAATATCTGGATACTGAAGCAAAATTTGATGTAGTGATTTTCGATGAAGCATCACAGATTCCAGTATGGGATGCGATTGGTGCATTAGCGAGAGGTAAGCAGTCAATTGTGGTGGGGGATAATAAACAAATGCCACCAACAAGCTTCTTTGGTAAGGGAGATTCTGAAGAAGAAGTCGATGAGGAAGTTACTGAAGACTTAGAAAGTATTTTGGATGAATGCCTTGCTGCTCAGTTACCTGAGTTGGCTTTGAACTGGCATTACCGCAGTCGTTATGAAAGTCTCATTCAGTTTAGTAATCAGAAATACTACAAAGGTGGTTTATTTACTTTCCCTGCACCTGTTGCTAAAGATACCGCTGTAAAACTTCATATGGTTGAGGGTGTCTACGACAAAGGGGATACGCGTACCAATACGAATGAAGCTAAAGCAATTGTTGAATTTATTATTCAGCATTTACAGTCACAGTTAGGACAAGAGAACCCTTTGACCTTAGGTGTTGTGACTTTCAATATGACGCAGCAAAAGTTGATTGAAGATTTGTTGGATAATGAGCTAGCAACTCATCCCGAGTTAGAGACACTCAGTAAATCAGGCATTGAACCTTTATTCGTTAAGAATTTAGAAAATGTGCAAGGAGATGAACGTGATATTATCGTTTTCTCCATTACCTATGCAAAAGATCAGGATGGTCGCTTATCAATGAATTTTGGTGCGCTTAACCGTCAAGGTGGTCAGCGCCGTCTAAATGTAGCAATTACTCGTGCTCGTCAAGGATTACATGTTTTCTCTGCCTTGAGTCCAGAAGAAATTAATTTGGCACGTATGAATAATGAGGGTGTAAGAGATTTAAAAGACTTCCTGATTTTTGCTCGTAGTGGTCAGTTGCATTTAAATTATACGGATCAAGGTAAACAGCAAACTAAAAAAGAATTTGTACAGTACCTACAAACTCAGCTACAAGAACAAGGCTGGAGTGTGGATCTTGGAATAGGTCAGGGTGATAGCTGTGTAGATTTAGCTATTAAGGATGATTTGAATTCGGGTAGTTATATTGCTGGTATTATAGTAGATGGTGAAAACTATGCTAAAGCAGCTACAGCACGAGATCGAGATCAACTTAGACCAACGGTTTTAAATGGATTAGGCTGGGAAGTCTTATCTGTTTGGACGGTGGATTGGTGGTTAGATCCAGAACAAAACTTAACTAAATTTGTAAAAGTATTAGAAGAGATAAAAGCCAATCAAAATGTTGCTTAA
- a CDS encoding MFS transporter — protein MKSPNNLNDTKKLNETNKTTQHHRLALITLCLAVLVAQIDTAIINLATHSIASDLNIGVSTLQWIIDSYNLVYAIFLLTGGLLADLYGRRFIFMIGAAIFTIASLICAAAPSAFILIIGRSLAGLGAALFIPASLAIIRVTWLEATERGRILGIWAACNGLAFVIGPTLGGLLISHFSWRSIFIIVIPISIAALAFSPISIKESSDPQGRQVDGLAQILGAVSLGSLAFAAIQFHIAPKTAIFAFALALITLFLFIRVEAKKGSAALIPLDIFSSSSFRGAMIATAGMTFGMYGVLFILPLTWLTTGQFSTAMAGVALIPMALVFAIVSPFSSTLSHHYGLRTMAIGGSAIISSGLFLISASANFQSIIFTEMGLILTGLGMGCATGPLMNIAISSTIAARSGTASALINAARMFGATIGVAILGTIFTIMNGGTNGLQLAILIGGIIQIICTIIAFKTIRHTSML, from the coding sequence ATGAAATCACCAAATAATCTAAACGATACAAAAAAATTAAATGAAACTAATAAAACTACTCAGCATCATAGACTCGCATTAATAACTCTTTGTCTCGCTGTTCTTGTTGCTCAAATCGATACAGCTATTATCAATCTTGCAACACATTCTATTGCGAGTGATCTAAACATTGGAGTTAGCACATTACAGTGGATTATAGATAGCTATAATTTGGTCTATGCTATTTTTTTGTTAACAGGAGGCTTACTTGCTGATCTCTATGGTCGTCGCTTTATATTCATGATAGGAGCAGCTATTTTTACAATAGCTTCCTTAATTTGTGCAGCGGCTCCTTCTGCTTTTATTCTAATAATTGGCCGATCATTAGCAGGACTTGGAGCAGCTTTATTCATACCTGCATCATTAGCAATTATTCGAGTCACTTGGCTTGAAGCTACTGAACGTGGACGTATCCTTGGCATTTGGGCAGCCTGTAATGGCCTAGCTTTTGTAATAGGACCAACTCTTGGAGGATTACTCATCAGCCACTTCAGTTGGCGAAGTATTTTTATTATCGTAATTCCTATCAGTATAGCCGCTCTAGCTTTTTCCCCTATCTCTATAAAGGAATCATCTGATCCACAAGGACGACAGGTTGATGGACTTGCTCAGATTTTAGGTGCAGTTTCACTTGGGTCCTTAGCTTTTGCTGCCATCCAGTTTCATATAGCGCCGAAAACAGCTATTTTCGCATTCGCTTTGGCCTTAATTACGCTATTTCTTTTTATTCGTGTAGAAGCAAAGAAAGGCTCAGCAGCACTAATACCATTGGATATATTCAGTTCATCCTCATTCCGTGGTGCAATGATCGCAACAGCTGGTATGACTTTTGGCATGTATGGTGTACTGTTCATATTACCACTAACATGGCTAACTACCGGTCAGTTTAGTACTGCCATGGCAGGAGTTGCCCTGATCCCTATGGCACTCGTATTTGCTATCGTCTCTCCATTTTCTAGTACACTTTCGCATCACTATGGCCTACGAACAATGGCTATCGGAGGAAGTGCAATTATTAGCTCAGGATTATTTTTAATTTCTGCAAGTGCTAATTTTCAATCAATTATTTTCACTGAAATGGGTTTAATTTTGACTGGTCTAGGTATGGGATGTGCCACTGGCCCCTTGATGAATATTGCGATTAGCTCAACTATCGCAGCGCGATCTGGAACTGCAAGTGCGCTTATTAATGCTGCCCGTATGTTTGGTGCGACGATCGGTGTTGCTATTCTTGGAACTATATTTACCATAATGAATGGTGGTACAAATGGTTTACAGCTAGCAATCTTAATTGGTGGGATAATTCAAATTATATGTACTATTATTGCCTTTAAAACAATAAGACACACCTCAATGTTATAG
- a CDS encoding helix-turn-helix transcriptional regulator produces the protein MPAYSNVISTAFLIADQTRMAMLVALLDGRSLPAGELARISGVTAQTASSHLTKLLEGGLISVEMEGRHRYYRLAGSHIAQILEYLAVVSPEVSGRTKVLSQKDRQLRFCRRCYDHLAGQVGVAITTALENHDYIRVVEDKQFIVTSSGIEWFSSIGLNVSLIKSSRRGLARQCLDWTERVHHLGGPLGVHLMNHLSVIGWLRYSKSSRAVQITQRGIVELNKQLGVDITSIDIIN, from the coding sequence GTGCCAGCCTACTCGAATGTTATATCAACAGCTTTTTTAATTGCAGATCAAACACGTATGGCTATGCTTGTTGCCTTATTAGACGGGCGTTCATTACCAGCTGGTGAACTTGCTCGCATATCTGGAGTGACAGCTCAGACTGCTAGTTCCCACCTTACTAAATTATTGGAGGGTGGTTTAATATCCGTCGAAATGGAAGGTCGTCATCGTTATTATCGGCTCGCGGGTAGTCATATAGCACAAATTCTCGAATATCTTGCAGTTGTTTCCCCTGAAGTTTCAGGCAGAACAAAAGTATTGAGTCAAAAGGATCGCCAATTACGGTTTTGTCGCCGTTGTTATGATCATCTAGCAGGACAAGTGGGGGTAGCGATAACCACAGCTTTGGAGAATCATGATTATATTCGAGTAGTTGAAGATAAGCAGTTTATTGTTACATCATCAGGAATAGAATGGTTTTCCTCTATTGGTCTAAATGTCAGTTTAATTAAATCAAGTCGTAGAGGGCTTGCTCGACAATGTCTGGATTGGACAGAACGTGTTCATCATCTAGGTGGGCCATTGGGGGTACACCTCATGAATCATTTGTCAGTAATTGGTTGGTTACGTTATTCAAAATCGTCCCGTGCAGTACAAATTACTCAGAGAGGAATAGTTGAGTTGAACAAGCAACTCGGTGTAGATATAACATCTATTGATATTATTAATTAA
- a CDS encoding glucose 1-dehydrogenase has product MSRLQNKVCIITGAASGMGESEAIAFAQQGAKLMIADLNLELANQVAEKIINAGGEAFAFQVDVTQFDQLKQLVEFTLEKFGRIDVLLNNAGIFDKYTNSLDTTEELWDTMFAINVKAVFNLSNLVLPKMIEQGSGAIINIASIAGLVAQMGGASYTASKHAVIGYTKHLAAVYAKHGIKINAICPGTIRTPMTVKMLETRPTDKIPLNRFGEASEVAELAIFLASDEARFMNGSCITIDGGYTII; this is encoded by the coding sequence ATGTCTAGACTACAAAATAAAGTCTGTATTATCACAGGTGCAGCTTCCGGTATGGGAGAGTCAGAAGCAATTGCTTTTGCACAACAAGGAGCAAAATTAATGATTGCTGACCTGAATTTAGAACTGGCTAACCAAGTTGCCGAGAAGATCATCAACGCAGGTGGAGAAGCCTTTGCATTTCAAGTTGATGTCACTCAATTTGATCAGCTCAAGCAGTTAGTTGAATTCACATTAGAGAAGTTTGGACGAATTGATGTACTACTTAACAATGCAGGTATTTTCGACAAATATACCAATAGCTTAGATACGACCGAAGAACTTTGGGACACTATGTTCGCCATAAATGTAAAAGCCGTATTCAATTTAAGTAATTTGGTTCTACCAAAAATGATTGAACAGGGTTCTGGTGCAATTATCAATATTGCATCTATTGCGGGCCTAGTTGCTCAAATGGGAGGCGCTTCTTATACAGCCTCAAAACATGCTGTAATTGGTTATACAAAACATCTGGCAGCAGTGTATGCCAAACATGGCATCAAAATTAATGCTATTTGCCCAGGCACTATTCGTACGCCAATGACGGTCAAAATGCTAGAAACCCGTCCTACTGATAAAATTCCATTGAACCGTTTTGGTGAAGCGTCTGAAGTTGCCGAGTTAGCTATTTTTCTAGCTTCCGATGAAGCTCGTTTTATGAATGGCTCATGTATTACAATTGATGGTGGATATACTATTATTTAG
- a CDS encoding IclR family transcriptional regulator C-terminal domain-containing protein, whose product MRDQIIQHPLSEETIKYDDYIAGLAKGLNILEAFGTDRQRLNVTQVAERTNITRTAARRYLKTLKFLGYLETDEYYYWLTHKVLKFSGAFLSTAHLPKISQSVLNHLSEKTTLVFSVVVQDNYEVVPIARSVPQNDHFRVSPFGIHLGNRIPAHASSTGKVLLAHKSLEEQKNWIKLYGLKRFTAYTYTEKASFLAALQTIKDNGYCISAEEYELGVTAIAIPIINQTGDIIAGLNAVAPISKVNDIYLINTVLPLLREAAKEIRDMI is encoded by the coding sequence ATGAGGGATCAGATTATTCAACATCCGCTCTCTGAAGAGACGATCAAATACGATGACTATATTGCAGGTTTAGCAAAGGGCCTAAATATTCTTGAGGCGTTTGGGACTGATCGACAGCGTTTAAATGTTACTCAGGTCGCAGAACGAACTAATATTACTCGTACAGCAGCACGTAGATATCTAAAGACACTCAAGTTTTTAGGCTATCTTGAAACTGATGAATATTATTACTGGTTAACACATAAGGTACTTAAGTTTTCAGGGGCTTTTTTAAGTACAGCACATTTGCCAAAAATATCGCAGTCGGTGTTAAATCATTTATCTGAAAAAACGACATTAGTTTTCTCAGTGGTGGTTCAAGATAATTATGAGGTTGTTCCGATTGCTAGAAGTGTCCCGCAAAATGATCATTTCCGAGTAAGTCCTTTTGGTATTCATCTAGGTAACCGAATTCCTGCTCATGCTTCATCTACGGGTAAAGTTTTATTAGCGCATAAATCCTTAGAAGAGCAGAAAAACTGGATTAAGTTATATGGACTTAAACGATTTACTGCATATACATACACAGAAAAAGCCAGTTTTCTAGCTGCATTACAGACCATTAAGGACAATGGTTATTGTATTTCCGCTGAAGAATATGAACTAGGCGTAACAGCAATTGCGATACCGATTATTAATCAGACTGGTGATATTATTGCAGGACTAAATGCTGTTGCTCCGATTTCTAAAGTAAATGATATCTATCTGATTAATACGGTTTTGCCATTACTAAGAGAGGCGGCCAAAGAAATTCGAGACATGATTTAG